A window of Juglans regia cultivar Chandler chromosome 7, Walnut 2.0, whole genome shotgun sequence contains these coding sequences:
- the LOC109020703 gene encoding uncharacterized protein LOC109020703 isoform X2, whose translation MEEGLRSGRPSGLVVKNRNSSGCLIVRKKTVDGVSGVGSASSRKVFESKKQNKKKRSRLVLSDSGSSDELVPVPRRRVGPETVRVCNGLSAFEKGVVDESGIGRNKGRLEHSRHYEKGMIGKNGFDESDGKRGKLDVFEFDEYDGVDGERIRRKRSNGSGIEVEGRRFLGPMDMARSAIDREYETGSSRHGIGKRKNLYYDRTSGLNLGGCVDNTRVKMSRDGKQLPPSFLGDKLMSHSDQPIRVQGKNGVLKVMVNKKKRLGGALDNFDHRKAEGSRKGSRTEDTAKRNVVTHSSSYSEKKLLKKPGSFFRPEKSQMALQKSLSSKNSQGSEGDSESENSDTSSKLRSKNVEAHSSIKRIICEEETTPCEKLPPAITKDGKFRRGSGTEKQKLRERIREMLLSAGWTIDYRPRRNRDYLDAVYINPSGTAYWSIIKAYDALQKQSKDEDVEAKPIGDCSSFAPIADEVLSQLTRKTRKKIEKEMKKNQRDHSESDNATEAAVKRYPSMKRDAESMDSSSHEEKLSSFIKQGGKSLKNRMNENGSASINSRFQNSNYMHDDTEKPSSGSNPRMPHGRKSRKLGRCTLLVRSSNKGQNSEADGFVPYTGKRTLLSWLIDSGTVGLSQKVQYMNRRRTRVMLEGWITRDGIHCGCCSKILTVSKFEIHAGSKLRQPFQHIYLDSGVSLLQCQIDAWNRQEESERIDFHSIDMEGDDPNDDTCGICGDGGDLICCDGCPSTFHQSCLDIAMLPPGDWHCPNCTCKFCGVVSGNVSHGDDKMASTLLNCSLCERKYHKLCMLEMDAVHIDFNSLVTSFCGKNCKELFEHLQKYLGVKHELEAGFSWSLVHRTDEDSDTSLRGIPQRVESNSKLAVALSVMDECFLPIVDRRSGINLIHNVLYNCGSNFNRMNYGGFYTAILERGDEIISAASIRFHGTKLAEMPFIGTRHIYRRQGMCRRLFAAIESALCALKVEKLIIPAIAELMHTWTVVFGFIPLEESLKQEMRSMNMLVFPGTDMLQKLLLERENIEGNVTTSMGAKQKECKGKHSTKHEVESKSDMGHDSHGCNSAASDHDNKLITDENAATGSKSDKDFSAGHGPHGCDDAALCRANEITDQVVALDNKSDLNFSADPYKCDDACHRANEKTDEITATDNKSDMDSTAGHDPEGCDDASLPFANEITNNDAAADSSSLDASYDVTTPASVQACCDPHSEDKLAQSASGTKCMTSSDMIHESLELENKPEINCPVVDNAESLKESDMDEAHEINISIGCLEPVLTSGGISAENATELIIENLYVSDSSQNGPPEGSLQGF comes from the exons ATGGAAGAGGGACTGAGATCTGGTCGTCCTTCGGGGCTTGTAGTGAAGAACAGGAACTCTTCAGGTTGTTTAATTGTTCGGAAGAAAACTGTGGATGGAGTAAGCGGGGTTGGTTCGGCGAGTTCTAGAAAGGTTTTCGAGTCAAAGAAGcagaataagaagaagaggTCGAGGTTGGTTTTGAGCGATTCTGGCTCGAGCGATGAGCTTGTGCCTGTTCCTCGTAGAAGGGTTGGACCCGAAACTGTAAGGGTTTGTAATGGTTTATCTGCTTTTGAAAAGGGTGTTGTAGACGAGAGTGGAATTGGTAGAAACAAGGGTAGGTTGGAGCATAGTAGGCATTATGAAAAGGGGATGATTGGTAAGAATGGTTTTGATGAGAGCGATGGAAAGAGAGGTAAGTTGGATGTATTTGAGTTTGATGAGTATGATGGGGTTGATGGGGAAAGGATACGGAGGAAACGGTCCAATGGCAGTGGAATCGAAGTTGAGGGAAGAAGGTTTTTGGGACCAATGGACATGGCCCGTAGTGCAATTGATAGGGAATATGAAACCGGGTCAAGTAGACATGGCATTGGCAAGAGAAAGAATTTATACTATGACCGGACGAGTGGCTTGAATTTGGGAGGTTGTGTCGACAATACTAGAGTTAAGATGAGTAGGGATGGAAAACAGCTTCCTCCATCCTTTTTAGGAGATAAATTAATGAGTCATTCCGATCAACCCATTAGAGTTCAGGGGAAAAATGGTGTTTTGAAGGTGATGGTAAACAAGAAGAAGAGGTTGGGCGGAGCTTTAGACAATTTTGATCACCGCAAAGCTGAGGGAAGTAGAAAGGGTTCAAGGACTGAAGATACTGCTAAGAGGAATGTAGTGACTCATTCTTCATCATACTCTGAGAAAAAACTTCTCAAGAAACCGGGTTCATTTTTCCGGCCAGAAAAAAGTCAGATGGCTTTGCAGAAATCATTATCAAGTAAGAATAGTCAGGGAAGTGAGGGGGATTCGGAGTCAGAGAACAGCGATACATCATCGAAGCTAAGATCAAAGAATGTGGAAGCTCATAGTTCTATAAAGAGGATAATTTGTGAAGAGGAAACGACTCCATGTGAGAAGCTCCCACCAGCTATAACCAAAGATGGAAAATTCAGGCGTGGTAGTGGCACAGAGAAGCAAAAACTGCGTGAACGGATTAGAGAGATGCTTCTAAGTGCTGGTTGGACGATAGATTATAGGCCTAGGAGGAATAGAGACTATCTAGATGCTGTTTACATTAACCCCTCAGGAACAGCGTACTGGTCAATTATTAAGGCTTATGATGCACTTCAAAAGCAATCTAAAGATGAGGATGTTGAGGCTAAACCTATTGGGGACTGTTCTTCATTTGCTCCTATAGCAGATGAGGTCCTCAGCCAATTAACTAGGAAAACAcgaaagaaaattgagaaagaaatgaaaaagaatcaAAGGGATCACAGTGAGAGTGACAATGCAACAGAAGCGGCTGTGAAAAGATATCCAAGTATGAAGCGTGATGCCGAGAGCATGGACAGTTCTAGCCATGAAGAGAAACTAAGCTCCTTCATAAAGCAGGGTGGCAAGTCATTGAAGAatagaatgaatgaaaatggttcGGCCAGCATCAACTCAAGATTTCAGAATTCTAATTATATGCATGATGACACTGAAAAACCATCCTCTGGATCCAATCCTCGGATGCCACATggaagaaaaagtagaaaacTTGGCAGATGTACTTTACTGGTTCGTAGTTCTAACAAGGGGCAAAATTCAGAAGCTGATGGTTTTGTTCCATATACTGGAAAGCGTACACTGCTTTCTTGGCTGATTGACTCTGGAACTGTGGGATTAAGCCAGAAGGTGCAGTATATGAACCGTCGGCGGACTCGTGTAATGCTTGAGGGCTGGATTACTCGAGATGGCATTCACTGTGGTTGCTGTAGTAAAATCCTCACAGTTTCAAAGTTTGAGATTCATGCAGGGAGCAAATTGCGCCAGCCGTTTCAACACATATATCTAGACTCTGGGGTTTCTCTTCTCCAGTGCCAGATAGATGCATGGAATAGACAAGAAGAGTCTGAACGCATTGATTTCCACTCTATAGATATGGAAGGAGATGATCCAAACGACGACACTTGTGGCATCTGTGGCGATGGTGGGGATTTAATCTGTTGTGATGGTTGTCCATCAACGTTTCATCAGAGTTGCTTGGATATAGCG ATGCTTCCACCTGGTGATTGGCACTGTCCAAATTGTACGTGCAAATTTTGTGGGGTTGTCAGTGGGAATGTTTCTCACGGAGATGATAAAATGGCCTCCACACTACTCAACTGTAGTTTGTGTGAGAGAAAAT ATCATAAATTATGCATGCTGGAGATGGATGCTGTTCACATCGATTTCAATAGCTTAGTCACTTCTTTTTGTGGGAAAAATTGTAAAGAG CTCTTTGAGCATTTGCAGAAATATCTTGGAGTCAAACACGAACTGGAAGCAGGCTTTTCTTGGTCTCTTGTTCATAGAACAGATGAAGACTCAGATACATCTCTTCGAGGGATTCCTCAAAGGGTGGAAAGCAATTCTAAGCTAGCCGTTGCACTTTCTGTTATGGATGAATGTTTTTTGCCAATTGTTGACAGGAGGAGTGGGATTAATTTAATACATAATGTTCTTTATAATTGTGG atcaAACTTCAATCGGATGAACTATGGTGGCTTCTATACTGCTATTTTGGAGAGGggtgatgaaataatttctgCAGCATCTATCAG GTTCCATGGTACTAAGTTAGCTGAGATGCCATTTATTGGAACTCGCCATATATATAGGCGTCAAGGGATGTGCCGCCGGCTTTTTGCTGCTATTGAATCA GCTCTCTGTGCTCTCAAGGTTGAGAAACTGATCATTCCTGCAATTGCCGAACTCATGCATACATGGACCGTGGTTTTTGGTTTCATTCCTCTCGAGGAATCACTTAAGCAAGAGATGAGATCAATGAATATGTTGGTCTTCCCTGGTACAGATATGTTACAGAAGCTACTACTGGAGCGAGAGAACATCGAAGGGAATGTGACTACCAGCATGG GTGCAAAGCAAAAGGAGTGCAAAGGCAAACATTCTACTAAGCATGAGGTGGAGAGTAAATCTGATATGGGACATGATTCTCATGGGTGTAACAGTGCTGCTTCAGATCATGATAATAAGTTGataactgatgaaaatgcagcCACGGGTAGTAAATCTGATAAGGATTTCTCAGCTGGGCATGGTCCTCATGGGTGTGATGATGCTGCTCTGTGTCGTGCTAATGAGATAACTGATCAAGTGGTAGCTTTGGATAATAAATCTGATTTGAATTTCTCAGCTGATCCTTATAAGTGTGATGATGCTTGTCATCGTGCTAATGAAAAAACTGATGAAATTACAGCCACCGACAATAAATCTGATATGGATTCCACTGCTGGGCATGATCCTGAGGGGTGTGATGATGCTAGTTTGCCATTTGCCAATGAGATAACTAATAATGATGCAGCTGCAGATTCAAGTTCTTTAGATGCTTCTTATGATGTTACAACCCCTGCTTCAGTCCAGGCATGTTGCGACCCTCATTCTGAGGACAAGTTAGCTCAATCTGCATCTGGCACAAAATGTATGACCTCCTCTGATATGATTCATGAATCACTTGAGCTGGAAAATAAACCCGAAATAAATTGCCCTGTTGTAGATAATGCCGAGTCTTTGAAAGAGAGTGATATGGATGAAGCCCATGAAATAAACATTAGCATTGGCTGTCTTGAGCCCGTTCTTACTTCGGGGGGAATTTCTGCAGAGAACGCCACCGAGTTGATTATTGAAAATCTATATGTCTCTGATTCATCTCAAAATGGTCCTCCGGAGGGTTCCTTGCAAG GTTTCTGA
- the LOC109020703 gene encoding uncharacterized protein LOC109020703 isoform X1, with protein MEEGLRSGRPSGLVVKNRNSSGCLIVRKKTVDGVSGVGSASSRKVFESKKQNKKKRSRLVLSDSGSSDELVPVPRRRVGPETVRVCNGLSAFEKGVVDESGIGRNKGRLEHSRHYEKGMIGKNGFDESDGKRGKLDVFEFDEYDGVDGERIRRKRSNGSGIEVEGRRFLGPMDMARSAIDREYETGSSRHGIGKRKNLYYDRTSGLNLGGCVDNTRVKMSRDGKQLPPSFLGDKLMSHSDQPIRVQGKNGVLKVMVNKKKRLGGALDNFDHRKAEGSRKGSRTEDTAKRNVVTHSSSYSEKKLLKKPGSFFRPEKSQMALQKSLSSKNSQGSEGDSESENSDTSSKLRSKNVEAHSSIKRIICEEETTPCEKLPPAITKDGKFRRGSGTEKQKLRERIREMLLSAGWTIDYRPRRNRDYLDAVYINPSGTAYWSIIKAYDALQKQSKDEDVEAKPIGDCSSFAPIADEVLSQLTRKTRKKIEKEMKKNQRDHSESDNATEAAVKRYPSMKRDAESMDSSSHEEKLSSFIKQGGKSLKNRMNENGSASINSRFQNSNYMHDDTEKPSSGSNPRMPHGRKSRKLGRCTLLVRSSNKGQNSEADGFVPYTGKRTLLSWLIDSGTVGLSQKVQYMNRRRTRVMLEGWITRDGIHCGCCSKILTVSKFEIHAGSKLRQPFQHIYLDSGVSLLQCQIDAWNRQEESERIDFHSIDMEGDDPNDDTCGICGDGGDLICCDGCPSTFHQSCLDIAMLPPGDWHCPNCTCKFCGVVSGNVSHGDDKMASTLLNCSLCERKYHKLCMLEMDAVHIDFNSLVTSFCGKNCKELFEHLQKYLGVKHELEAGFSWSLVHRTDEDSDTSLRGIPQRVESNSKLAVALSVMDECFLPIVDRRSGINLIHNVLYNCGSNFNRMNYGGFYTAILERGDEIISAASIRFHGTKLAEMPFIGTRHIYRRQGMCRRLFAAIESALCALKVEKLIIPAIAELMHTWTVVFGFIPLEESLKQEMRSMNMLVFPGTDMLQKLLLERENIEGNVTTSMGAKQKECKGKHSTKHEVESKSDMGHDSHGCNSAASDHDNKLITDENAATGSKSDKDFSAGHGPHGCDDAALCRANEITDQVVALDNKSDLNFSADPYKCDDACHRANEKTDEITATDNKSDMDSTAGHDPEGCDDASLPFANEITNNDAAADSSSLDASYDVTTPASVQACCDPHSEDKLAQSASGTKCMTSSDMIHESLELENKPEINCPVVDNAESLKESDMDEAHEINISIGCLEPVLTSGGISAENATELIIENLYVSDSSQNGPPEGSLQGKSDSNLQVACERESRLHPFDDNSVTDALGGKTYL; from the exons ATGGAAGAGGGACTGAGATCTGGTCGTCCTTCGGGGCTTGTAGTGAAGAACAGGAACTCTTCAGGTTGTTTAATTGTTCGGAAGAAAACTGTGGATGGAGTAAGCGGGGTTGGTTCGGCGAGTTCTAGAAAGGTTTTCGAGTCAAAGAAGcagaataagaagaagaggTCGAGGTTGGTTTTGAGCGATTCTGGCTCGAGCGATGAGCTTGTGCCTGTTCCTCGTAGAAGGGTTGGACCCGAAACTGTAAGGGTTTGTAATGGTTTATCTGCTTTTGAAAAGGGTGTTGTAGACGAGAGTGGAATTGGTAGAAACAAGGGTAGGTTGGAGCATAGTAGGCATTATGAAAAGGGGATGATTGGTAAGAATGGTTTTGATGAGAGCGATGGAAAGAGAGGTAAGTTGGATGTATTTGAGTTTGATGAGTATGATGGGGTTGATGGGGAAAGGATACGGAGGAAACGGTCCAATGGCAGTGGAATCGAAGTTGAGGGAAGAAGGTTTTTGGGACCAATGGACATGGCCCGTAGTGCAATTGATAGGGAATATGAAACCGGGTCAAGTAGACATGGCATTGGCAAGAGAAAGAATTTATACTATGACCGGACGAGTGGCTTGAATTTGGGAGGTTGTGTCGACAATACTAGAGTTAAGATGAGTAGGGATGGAAAACAGCTTCCTCCATCCTTTTTAGGAGATAAATTAATGAGTCATTCCGATCAACCCATTAGAGTTCAGGGGAAAAATGGTGTTTTGAAGGTGATGGTAAACAAGAAGAAGAGGTTGGGCGGAGCTTTAGACAATTTTGATCACCGCAAAGCTGAGGGAAGTAGAAAGGGTTCAAGGACTGAAGATACTGCTAAGAGGAATGTAGTGACTCATTCTTCATCATACTCTGAGAAAAAACTTCTCAAGAAACCGGGTTCATTTTTCCGGCCAGAAAAAAGTCAGATGGCTTTGCAGAAATCATTATCAAGTAAGAATAGTCAGGGAAGTGAGGGGGATTCGGAGTCAGAGAACAGCGATACATCATCGAAGCTAAGATCAAAGAATGTGGAAGCTCATAGTTCTATAAAGAGGATAATTTGTGAAGAGGAAACGACTCCATGTGAGAAGCTCCCACCAGCTATAACCAAAGATGGAAAATTCAGGCGTGGTAGTGGCACAGAGAAGCAAAAACTGCGTGAACGGATTAGAGAGATGCTTCTAAGTGCTGGTTGGACGATAGATTATAGGCCTAGGAGGAATAGAGACTATCTAGATGCTGTTTACATTAACCCCTCAGGAACAGCGTACTGGTCAATTATTAAGGCTTATGATGCACTTCAAAAGCAATCTAAAGATGAGGATGTTGAGGCTAAACCTATTGGGGACTGTTCTTCATTTGCTCCTATAGCAGATGAGGTCCTCAGCCAATTAACTAGGAAAACAcgaaagaaaattgagaaagaaatgaaaaagaatcaAAGGGATCACAGTGAGAGTGACAATGCAACAGAAGCGGCTGTGAAAAGATATCCAAGTATGAAGCGTGATGCCGAGAGCATGGACAGTTCTAGCCATGAAGAGAAACTAAGCTCCTTCATAAAGCAGGGTGGCAAGTCATTGAAGAatagaatgaatgaaaatggttcGGCCAGCATCAACTCAAGATTTCAGAATTCTAATTATATGCATGATGACACTGAAAAACCATCCTCTGGATCCAATCCTCGGATGCCACATggaagaaaaagtagaaaacTTGGCAGATGTACTTTACTGGTTCGTAGTTCTAACAAGGGGCAAAATTCAGAAGCTGATGGTTTTGTTCCATATACTGGAAAGCGTACACTGCTTTCTTGGCTGATTGACTCTGGAACTGTGGGATTAAGCCAGAAGGTGCAGTATATGAACCGTCGGCGGACTCGTGTAATGCTTGAGGGCTGGATTACTCGAGATGGCATTCACTGTGGTTGCTGTAGTAAAATCCTCACAGTTTCAAAGTTTGAGATTCATGCAGGGAGCAAATTGCGCCAGCCGTTTCAACACATATATCTAGACTCTGGGGTTTCTCTTCTCCAGTGCCAGATAGATGCATGGAATAGACAAGAAGAGTCTGAACGCATTGATTTCCACTCTATAGATATGGAAGGAGATGATCCAAACGACGACACTTGTGGCATCTGTGGCGATGGTGGGGATTTAATCTGTTGTGATGGTTGTCCATCAACGTTTCATCAGAGTTGCTTGGATATAGCG ATGCTTCCACCTGGTGATTGGCACTGTCCAAATTGTACGTGCAAATTTTGTGGGGTTGTCAGTGGGAATGTTTCTCACGGAGATGATAAAATGGCCTCCACACTACTCAACTGTAGTTTGTGTGAGAGAAAAT ATCATAAATTATGCATGCTGGAGATGGATGCTGTTCACATCGATTTCAATAGCTTAGTCACTTCTTTTTGTGGGAAAAATTGTAAAGAG CTCTTTGAGCATTTGCAGAAATATCTTGGAGTCAAACACGAACTGGAAGCAGGCTTTTCTTGGTCTCTTGTTCATAGAACAGATGAAGACTCAGATACATCTCTTCGAGGGATTCCTCAAAGGGTGGAAAGCAATTCTAAGCTAGCCGTTGCACTTTCTGTTATGGATGAATGTTTTTTGCCAATTGTTGACAGGAGGAGTGGGATTAATTTAATACATAATGTTCTTTATAATTGTGG atcaAACTTCAATCGGATGAACTATGGTGGCTTCTATACTGCTATTTTGGAGAGGggtgatgaaataatttctgCAGCATCTATCAG GTTCCATGGTACTAAGTTAGCTGAGATGCCATTTATTGGAACTCGCCATATATATAGGCGTCAAGGGATGTGCCGCCGGCTTTTTGCTGCTATTGAATCA GCTCTCTGTGCTCTCAAGGTTGAGAAACTGATCATTCCTGCAATTGCCGAACTCATGCATACATGGACCGTGGTTTTTGGTTTCATTCCTCTCGAGGAATCACTTAAGCAAGAGATGAGATCAATGAATATGTTGGTCTTCCCTGGTACAGATATGTTACAGAAGCTACTACTGGAGCGAGAGAACATCGAAGGGAATGTGACTACCAGCATGG GTGCAAAGCAAAAGGAGTGCAAAGGCAAACATTCTACTAAGCATGAGGTGGAGAGTAAATCTGATATGGGACATGATTCTCATGGGTGTAACAGTGCTGCTTCAGATCATGATAATAAGTTGataactgatgaaaatgcagcCACGGGTAGTAAATCTGATAAGGATTTCTCAGCTGGGCATGGTCCTCATGGGTGTGATGATGCTGCTCTGTGTCGTGCTAATGAGATAACTGATCAAGTGGTAGCTTTGGATAATAAATCTGATTTGAATTTCTCAGCTGATCCTTATAAGTGTGATGATGCTTGTCATCGTGCTAATGAAAAAACTGATGAAATTACAGCCACCGACAATAAATCTGATATGGATTCCACTGCTGGGCATGATCCTGAGGGGTGTGATGATGCTAGTTTGCCATTTGCCAATGAGATAACTAATAATGATGCAGCTGCAGATTCAAGTTCTTTAGATGCTTCTTATGATGTTACAACCCCTGCTTCAGTCCAGGCATGTTGCGACCCTCATTCTGAGGACAAGTTAGCTCAATCTGCATCTGGCACAAAATGTATGACCTCCTCTGATATGATTCATGAATCACTTGAGCTGGAAAATAAACCCGAAATAAATTGCCCTGTTGTAGATAATGCCGAGTCTTTGAAAGAGAGTGATATGGATGAAGCCCATGAAATAAACATTAGCATTGGCTGTCTTGAGCCCGTTCTTACTTCGGGGGGAATTTCTGCAGAGAACGCCACCGAGTTGATTATTGAAAATCTATATGTCTCTGATTCATCTCAAAATGGTCCTCCGGAGGGTTCCTTGCAAGGTAAATCTGATTCAAATCTTCAAGTTGCATGTGAGAGAGAAAGCAGATTACATCCTTTTGATGACAATTCTGTGACTGATGCACTTGGAGGAAAGACTTATTTATGA